aTATAATCTGATGCCGTATTTCAGATAGTGAaacataacaaatatttaattcacGATGGTTGGGGTATGTATGCTGTGTTATGGTATTGCTTGTAACATTACGTAAGTGTTTTAACGGTGGTTCAATAAATTGCGTCTTTCAGCAAACGAAAGTGTTCGTGGGTAGTTTGCCTCAGGGCTCGAAGCCGGAAGAGTTGAGGAAGTTGTTCGAGCACTTCGGAGTGGTGACAGAATGCGACATCATGAACAGATGCGGCTTCGTTCACATGCAGACCGAGGAGCAAGCCACCGCCGCTATCAGAGACTTGCACAACTCCACGTTCAACGGCGGCGTGATCACTGTGGAGCGGGGTCGGATCAAGGAGAGAGGTCAGAGGGGCGGCCGCGGCGGAATGGGTGGAGGCATGAGAGGGACCGACCGGCGGGGAGGGATTCGCGGCGGACCCTCGCGAGATGCGCCGTACCCTTCTATGCGCGACCGCGGCACTGGAGGGCCAATGCGAGGCCCTCCGATGGGCGGTATGGGTGTAAGGAACGGGGGAGGTTACGACCGAAGCGTGGAACGCGCGCCCTTGGGCGGCGGCTACGCTGGCTACGGAGCTGACGACAGGTACAACGGGTACGGCGGCGAGGACAGGCGGGGCTTCGCGCTCGTGGACAACCGCGGCGCTCGGGACCCGTACGCAGCCCAGCCACCTATGTACGCTGACGAGAGACGCACATATGCTCCACCAGTAGATGACATGGCAGCCATGTACCCTGACGAAAGACGCGCGCCAATGTACCCCGATGAGAGAGATATGATGGACCGTAGGCCCATGTCGTCGGGCTATGAGCGTGCGCCGCCGCGCGCTGCACCCATGGGCAATGGTGACATGTACAATAGAAGAGCTGAACCTACCATGTAAGTAAACCTTTTCCTTTAGTAACATCGGAAACGTAACTGTCTCTCTTTATATTCACTAACATATATCTCCCTCTCAATGTCCTTTTGCCTCACCTGATCACATTTGTCATAATGCTCACATCACAAATTCAACATCTTAGTCCCCAAGTCAAGCgcttaaagaagttttacttcaaaaatattgaagtttacTTGAATGTTGTATGAGGATTGTCTTTAAAATACtagcaatattaaaaaagtttaaaattagttataatttCTATAAATATGAGTAATTAAGTTTTCTAAGTAAGTAAGAGTTTTGTAAGTtctataaataagtaagttcattaatgaatatattttattcctttttaaGCATAAATGTTAAACAAATTTCAGGAGGGTCTCAACAGGAGCTGCAGCAGGCTATGAGAGGGACCCCTACGCACAACAGTACCCACCTATGGGACGGTAAGTTGTTTATCCTTGCACTCAATCAATTGGCAACCAGAGAGAGTTCAGATGCTGTTTTATAGAAAATGaaatgtaaagaaaattaattttattaacaattaatcaatttatttttattgtttgttaataaatgaAAAGGCAGATTGGAACAAGACACttagtcaaaaaatataaaatatgtaattattttacatcaaatggttttttatacaattaaagTTCTCTTCTCTGGTTGCCCTTGTTCATGACATGATATTCAAATCATTAAGTTAGCTTTGAAAATATTacgtttatttgaaaaatatatataaccaGTTTTatcagcgtggttcccgttcctgtaggaatacggggataatatatagcctatagccttcctcgataaatgggctatctaacactgaaagaatttttcaaatcagagcagtcctgagattagtttctatattgtaaatagatcttaaaatgatGTAGCCTTAAagtattattgttttatgtattctaaAATGCAAGagtagataaaggcgtgtgttacatggacagtaggaattatttgaattactttgtttgaaaacatataaactttttttttagttgataaaatattagttatgcagttcggtttcCATAAGTTGGTGTTGGTGTTACCAGCTCTACACTCTAAATAACAATTCACTTTTCTGCATGTGAACTTACATATTGTCGGATATTTTACTAAGAATGTGTTAAcaacatgaaaaatattaaattcggTGTTGCATATCATCGCACAGTTAAAGGCCTTTGTCAGGCGACACTTCGAACAGGGGACATACTGTAAACAAAACTTATGTATAACAAATGCTGTGtaaaataaaaggctatttattttatttatttatatcatcgTATGTACATTGTCGACCATTGATACTTTACCAAGAGTGCGTTACCACGAATAATCGTAAACAGAATGCTCACACAGCATAGATACAAGACGGCATATTTGGAGGAAACGAATATGAAAtgcgtttttttaattattaattttagatcgTAATACGGTTGGGGTGAGCGACTCGAAGCGTTCGCATCATTTGTAGGACTGATCTAATCATTATGTATATGTTGACTGCACACTGCCAAGAGATTCACAAGTGCAAGGAAGTACGATATACTTCTGTACGCCCCACGAGCGGGGTCTGCAGCGAGCTTTTATCCGTACCGTAGGTGGTGAGGCCACGAGAGGCGATGCGCGGCGGAGGCGACGGGCGGCGGCGCCCCTGCGGCGTGGAGTAGCTCCGCGCCCCGCCTCGCCTCCGACCGCTCGGCCGCGCGCTCCGATGCGACGCGACGCGGACGCGTCTCGCGTGCGTGCCTCGTGCCTATCGCGACCACTGAACCGCAGCAAGCTTTGCGCTCCTATacttagttattataataaggAAAACGTGACGTTGACTCCCGGCGGACTCCGTGCGCCTTTTGAGCGGTTGACGTTAATTTATTTGACATTATCTGTAATCTGAAATGAACAATCACGTTTTAATTGATAAGATTTAACTTTTTAAGGTGATTTagatgtatgtttttttctttctcttagattaaattccattttttttataattacgtcTCATTACGTTTCTCTCATCTGTTTCATATGCATGTTTTCCTTCTTCCCACCTAACCACGCTTCCCTTTGTCCTTCCTTCAAATGAGCGGTTCCTAAGAATTAAATGGTATTCGATTGCGACGCCACGTGGCTCCATCTAGTGTTTAAAACTCGCACGAGTATAAAATGTACCGTCACGACAGTACACGAACGCCACCTATCGTTGAACACTCGTTGAAACAGTTCAGTCGGCTCACGAGCGCGGGCGATCACTTTACATTGCCTGTaagtgttgccagaaggttacttttgtaaccttttaggtgattttttgactgcattggtaacttttaggttacattaataaaaaggttacttttacgtgatatttcggaatttttagaattaacttacaatttcgtatatctaaaacagaacggtcgttaaatgcggacaaatgctcaagaactcatcgatgtttctgtgtcaatctcactataaatgaagacgttacaattgatgttgcgaaataagcaagttgcagtcacattgaatttcttaaaaaaaatcaagtatgaatttaagaaattaacgtctattgttttttaaatccttgctctttaattgtatttttcttatcccataagtaaaaggcaaacaatcagggccttacttaagatgattctatttacgagtaaaatctccttcggtttgtagtaatttagtacttggctagtattctTAAcagatagatataaaaaaaaaaacaaaattactttagcccccagaggctgaaatggtggtttagccatgctgtgaaacgcaaaaagcaagagtagttagtcaaaaggttactttttttaatatttcgggtaacatctcataagatccaactggcaacactgcctGTACTGCCCAAGATTGTGTCATACCATACAACAATGTCATGTGCCAAGCGTCGACTTTCGTGGAGAAAGTGCGTGCGAGTCCTTTCAGACGTCAGTAGCGGCTCGGGAGCGCGTAACGCAGACAACGCGCGGCGGCACGACGGTCCGCTGTGCGGCACGTGTTAGGCGACGACGGCGGAAGACCCATCACTGCGATCGTAAGTACGTACGGCTACAGACGGCATGCGTTCTGCGGCAAAACGCATATACGGTCTCCACAAACACTTTGTATATCAAATGTCTGCGGCAAAACGCATATACGGTCTCCACAAACACTTTGTATATCAAATGTCTGCGGCAAAACGCATATACGGTCTCCACAAACACTTTGTATATCAAATGTCTGCGGCAAAACGCATATACGGTCTCCACTTTGTGTATCAAATACCTACCTTCCATAGTTTACGATATACGATAGTCCATTACTTGAATACAAATGTCCATAAATGTTCTAGATTTCCGTTGAccattattttcgttttgttgGCTTACTAATCCATGGAAAAAATCCTCAttaatatctttataattaaataagcgGCTAAAAACTCTGTCGCCGAGAGCTTTTTTGCGATTGGTTCGCATGATATCATTTACAAATTACATGTAAATCTCTCGTTTGCAATTACTGGGAAAAGTCTGACTTTCTGAATTCATTCCATGCATTCACTGACTTTTGAAATTTTTGCTGATCTTGCAGAAAGTACTGGACACactttattatcatatttatgtatatgcaTTACATAACGGAGGTAGCAAGgcgttaataattattaaaaaaatatcacaagcATTTACGGAGAATTTAGAGCCAAGACGGTGCAGTATGCGTGGATTTCGCCCAACATGACGTTttatctaattatctaaaagtaCTATAATTACTGAGAAT
The Bicyclus anynana chromosome 21, ilBicAnyn1.1, whole genome shotgun sequence genome window above contains:
- the LOC112054527 gene encoding RNA-binding protein 4.1 isoform X1, with the translated sequence MVGQTKVFVGSLPQGSKPEELRKLFEHFGVVTECDIMNRCGFVHMQTEEQATAAIRDLHNSTFNGGVITVERGRIKERGQRGGRGGMGGGMRGTDRRGGIRGGPSRDAPYPSMRDRGTGGPMRGPPMGGMGVRNGGGYDRSVERAPLGGGYAGYGADDRYNGYGGEDRRGFALVDNRGARDPYAAQPPMYADERRTYAPPVDDMAAMYPDERRAPMYPDERDMMDRRPMSSGYERAPPRAAPMGNGDMYNRRAEPTMRVSTGAAAGYERDPYAQQYPPMGRYWEQPG
- the LOC112054527 gene encoding RNA-binding protein 4.1 isoform X2, whose translation is MVGQTKVFVGSLPQGSKPEELRKLFEHFGVVTECDIMNRCGFVHMQTEEQATAAIRDLHNSTFNGGVITVERGRIKERGQRGGRGGMGGGMRGTDRRGGIRGGPSRDAPYPSMRDRGTGGPMRGPPMGGMGVRNGGGYDRSVERAPLGGGYAGYGADDRYNGYGGEDRRGFALVDNRGARDPYAAQPPMYADERRTYAPPVDDMAAMYPDERRAPMYPDERDMMDRRPMSSGYERAPPRAAPMGNGDMYNRRAEPTMRVSTGAAAGYERDPYAQQYPPMGRW